A window of the Sphaerobacter thermophilus DSM 20745 genome harbors these coding sequences:
- the hemL gene encoding glutamate-1-semialdehyde 2,1-aminomutase codes for MTRSERAFAEAQRYMPGGVNSPVRAFRAVGGTPPFIERGQGSRLTDVDGNVYIDYVCSWGPLIAGHAHPAVTARLHEAVDRGTSYGAPTEAETELARLVVEMVPSIEMVRFVNSGTEATMSALRLARGATGRDKIVKFAGCYHGHADALLSTAGSGVLTLGIPSGPGVTAGTAADTISLPYNDLDAVRAAFAESGDQIAAVIVEPVAGNMGVIPPAEGFLEGLREITREHGALLIFDEVITGFRVAPGGAQERYGVLPDLTCLGKIIGGGLPVGAYGGRRDLMEQMAPLGPVYQAGTLSGNPLAMAAGIATLELLREPGMYERLEALGAQLAEGMTRAAEAAGVPLTVNRVGSMLTGFFTEGPVTDYASATAADTTRYARFHQAMLARGVYLAPSQFEAAFVSLAHTAEDLEQTAEAAMAAMREAAA; via the coding sequence ATGACGCGTTCGGAGCGGGCATTTGCCGAGGCGCAGCGCTACATGCCGGGCGGGGTGAACAGCCCGGTGCGGGCCTTCCGGGCTGTGGGCGGCACGCCGCCCTTCATCGAGCGAGGGCAAGGCTCGCGCCTGACCGACGTCGACGGCAACGTTTACATCGACTACGTCTGCTCGTGGGGGCCGCTCATCGCCGGTCACGCCCACCCGGCCGTCACCGCGCGGCTGCACGAGGCGGTCGACCGGGGTACCAGCTACGGCGCGCCGACCGAGGCGGAGACGGAGCTGGCGCGGCTGGTGGTCGAGATGGTGCCGTCGATCGAGATGGTGCGATTCGTCAACTCGGGCACCGAGGCGACGATGTCTGCCCTCCGGCTGGCGCGCGGCGCCACCGGCCGGGACAAGATCGTCAAGTTCGCCGGCTGCTACCACGGGCACGCCGACGCGCTGCTCTCGACGGCCGGCTCGGGCGTGCTGACGCTCGGCATCCCAAGCGGGCCGGGGGTCACCGCCGGCACCGCGGCCGATACGATCTCGCTGCCGTACAACGACCTCGATGCCGTGCGTGCGGCCTTCGCGGAGAGCGGCGACCAGATCGCGGCGGTGATCGTCGAGCCCGTGGCGGGGAACATGGGAGTCATCCCGCCCGCCGAAGGGTTTCTTGAAGGGCTCCGCGAGATCACCCGGGAGCACGGCGCGCTGCTGATCTTCGACGAGGTCATCACCGGGTTCCGGGTGGCGCCGGGTGGGGCGCAGGAACGCTACGGCGTGCTGCCCGACCTGACCTGCCTGGGCAAGATCATCGGTGGCGGGCTGCCGGTTGGTGCCTACGGCGGGCGGCGTGACTTGATGGAGCAGATGGCGCCGCTGGGGCCGGTCTACCAGGCGGGGACGCTCTCGGGGAACCCACTGGCGATGGCGGCAGGGATCGCCACGCTGGAGCTGTTGCGCGAGCCGGGCATGTACGAGCGGTTGGAGGCGCTTGGCGCTCAGCTCGCCGAGGGGATGACCCGCGCCGCCGAGGCGGCGGGTGTGCCGCTGACCGTCAACCGGGTCGGCTCGATGCTGACCGGCTTCTTCACTGAGGGGCCGGTCACGGACTACGCCAGCGCCACCGCTGCCGACACGACACGCTACGCCCGCTTCCACCAGGCGATGCTCGCGCGCGGCGTCTACCTGGCTCCGTCGCAGTTCGAGGCCGCCTTTGTGTCGCTGGCGCATACAGCCGAGGACCTGGAGCAGACCGCCGAGGCGGCCATGGCGGCGAT